A single window of Sulfurihydrogenibium subterraneum DSM 15120 DNA harbors:
- a CDS encoding PEGA domain-containing protein, whose amino-acid sequence MRNFSFLLILFSFFLFSCEGKGKLSVKEPQGAEVYVNGKPIGKAPLEVELKEGSYTVEVATSEFDRDRQTGVWVYYDKTTELSFKPRPKGILEANTIPQGAIVMEGRNYLGKTPFKDYLDVGKHLIVFKLGNVGTSRKVVIEYGKTTSLTVNLEKAVIHFDANPSDAIVYVDDKKLESLPATVELDEGVHKITVEKDVYKDTFTLKWKKGDEYTVKYTLEDVQLPPVQAYGPITITKDYKHFVSLGKAGIYFWDLSDLKPHISLWDPEDVRNFDKFTNFAVSDDGKLTSGIKPIKALSYKYKDMKNPVKVLVWDNSTAMVVVNKLFDANISFVAFGKNGSNVYLLGKDGKGFIIDSKTGNKIKDVSIGDTISSVKSYSNKIYLGTESGKLIVYDTSSDSSVSTNPVHSGRINDIQISKDGKYLITASNDKTVKILNINDLSTVKTFSSNVPAVSANLSPSNSKVAIAKADKTVDVLSFDGNKLYTISNLQAQVISVAFTSEEIVLTASSVDNPVINLWYSGKLLRKWVQTIE is encoded by the coding sequence ATGAGAAATTTTTCTTTTCTCCTAATTCTTTTTTCATTTTTTTTATTTTCCTGTGAAGGAAAAGGTAAGTTATCAGTTAAAGAACCTCAAGGTGCAGAGGTTTACGTTAATGGAAAACCAATAGGAAAAGCACCATTGGAGGTAGAATTAAAAGAAGGTAGCTATACAGTTGAAGTTGCTACAAGTGAGTTTGATAGAGACAGACAAACAGGAGTTTGGGTATATTATGACAAAACCACAGAACTTTCCTTTAAACCCAGACCAAAAGGAATCCTTGAGGCAAACACTATTCCTCAAGGCGCAATTGTAATGGAAGGTAGAAACTACCTTGGCAAAACACCATTTAAAGATTATCTTGACGTAGGTAAGCATCTGATAGTTTTTAAACTTGGGAATGTTGGAACTTCAAGAAAAGTCGTTATAGAGTACGGTAAAACAACTTCTTTAACAGTCAATTTAGAAAAAGCCGTAATACACTTTGATGCAAACCCAAGCGATGCTATTGTTTATGTAGATGATAAAAAGTTAGAATCATTACCTGCTACAGTTGAGTTAGACGAAGGAGTCCATAAAATAACTGTAGAGAAAGACGTTTACAAAGATACATTTACGTTAAAATGGAAGAAGGGAGATGAATACACCGTAAAGTACACACTTGAAGACGTTCAGCTTCCACCTGTTCAGGCATATGGTCCTATAACTATTACAAAAGACTATAAACACTTTGTATCTTTAGGAAAAGCAGGTATCTACTTCTGGGATTTATCTGACTTGAAACCTCACATCTCTTTATGGGACCCTGAAGACGTAAGAAACTTTGATAAATTTACAAATTTTGCTGTTTCTGACGATGGAAAACTAACATCAGGTATAAAACCTATAAAAGCTCTATCTTACAAATATAAAGATATGAAAAATCCTGTTAAAGTCTTAGTTTGGGATAACTCTACAGCTATGGTAGTTGTTAATAAACTTTTTGATGCCAATATTTCTTTTGTTGCATTTGGTAAAAACGGTTCTAATGTATATCTTCTTGGCAAAGACGGTAAAGGTTTTATAATAGACTCTAAAACAGGAAATAAAATTAAAGACGTATCAATTGGAGATACTATCTCTTCTGTAAAATCTTATTCAAATAAGATATATTTAGGTACAGAAAGTGGAAAACTTATAGTTTACGATACATCTTCTGACTCTTCAGTATCTACAAACCCTGTTCATAGTGGTAGAATAAACGATATTCAAATATCAAAAGATGGAAAATACTTAATTACAGCATCTAACGATAAAACTGTAAAAATACTCAATATTAATGATTTATCTACAGTAAAAACATTCTCTTCAAACGTTCCTGCAGTGTCTGCAAACCTTTCACCTTCAAACTCAAAGGTCGCTATTGCCAAAGCTGATAAAACTGTAGATGTGTTATCCTTTGATGGAAATAAACTTTACACAATATCTAACTTACAAGCTCAGGTCATCTCTGTAGCGTTTACATCAGAAGAGATTGTTCTAACTGCTTCTTCTGTAGATAATCCAGTTATAAATCTCTGGTATTCTGGAAAATTACTTAGAAAGTGGGTTCAAACAATTGAGTAA
- a CDS encoding glucose-6-phosphate isomerase: MIKIDYTNVMAKIIGEKDGIILEEFQEYSHIVQEIHEKIQKEKDTKFYFTKLPYQNTQEIKNLAKEIRENFDYFVVIGIGGSALGNQMLQEAINGFNYNNFEFPKLYILDNVDPEKFGNVLDLIDVRKTMFNVITKSGSTVETMANFAIIYKTLKDLLPNTYKNHLIFTTDPEKGFLRKFGQQEDIRILDIPPFVGGRFSVLTAVGLLSAAVCGIDIDNLLEGARKADEICGKTSLITENPAYLIGLIHYIAAEKKGKSISVMMPYFERLSSFVDWYRQLWAESLGKEGYGQTPLKAIGTIDQHSQIQLFREGPKDKIVTFINVEKSLRDFKIPSDLPPEISYLSGHTLKEILDIELLGTRSALTKSKVPNLTITLDELNPYNLGMLIYIYELATGFTGYLYKINPFDQPAVEEGKNFAYGLMGRKGYEEKLKEFQELNKQEFVLDL, translated from the coding sequence ATGATAAAAATTGATTACACAAATGTAATGGCAAAAATCATAGGTGAAAAAGACGGTATAATTTTAGAAGAATTTCAAGAGTACAGTCATATAGTCCAAGAAATCCACGAAAAAATACAAAAAGAAAAAGATACTAAATTTTACTTTACGAAGCTTCCATATCAAAACACTCAAGAGATTAAAAATCTTGCCAAGGAAATAAGAGAAAATTTTGATTACTTTGTAGTTATTGGGATAGGGGGGTCAGCTCTTGGTAATCAGATGCTTCAAGAAGCTATAAATGGGTTTAACTACAACAACTTTGAGTTTCCAAAGTTATACATTCTTGACAACGTTGACCCAGAAAAGTTTGGAAATGTTTTAGATTTGATAGACGTAAGAAAAACTATGTTTAACGTGATAACAAAGTCTGGGTCAACTGTTGAAACGATGGCTAACTTTGCTATCATCTACAAAACCTTAAAAGATTTGCTACCAAACACTTATAAAAATCACTTAATATTTACGACTGACCCAGAAAAAGGATTTTTAAGAAAGTTTGGACAGCAAGAAGACATAAGAATCCTTGACATTCCTCCTTTTGTAGGAGGAAGATTTTCTGTTTTGACGGCTGTTGGACTACTTTCTGCAGCAGTTTGTGGAATTGATATAGATAATCTTCTTGAAGGTGCAAGAAAAGCTGATGAAATTTGCGGTAAAACATCTTTAATAACAGAAAATCCAGCTTATCTAATAGGTTTAATCCATTACATAGCAGCCGAAAAGAAAGGAAAATCAATCTCAGTTATGATGCCGTACTTTGAAAGACTATCTTCATTTGTAGACTGGTATAGACAGCTCTGGGCAGAAAGTTTAGGAAAGGAAGGATACGGACAAACACCTTTAAAAGCAATAGGAACAATAGACCAACACTCTCAAATCCAGCTTTTTAGAGAAGGTCCTAAAGATAAGATAGTTACGTTTATTAATGTTGAAAAATCTTTAAGGGATTTTAAAATTCCTTCTGATTTGCCACCTGAAATATCCTATCTGTCTGGACACACTTTAAAAGAAATCTTAGACATAGAACTTTTAGGAACAAGATCTGCCTTAACTAAAAGTAAAGTACCAAACCTCACTATTACATTAGACGAACTAAACCCTTACAACCTTGGAATGCTAATTTACATATACGAACTTGCAACTGGCTTTACAGGATACTTATACAAGATAAATCCATTTGACCAGCCAGCAGTAGAAGAAGGTAAAAACTTTGCATACGGTCTAATGGGAAGAAAAGGCTACGAAGAGAAGTTAAAAGAGTTTCAAGAGTTAAATAAACAAGAGTTTGTACTGGATCTGTAG
- the rfbD gene encoding dTDP-4-dehydrorhamnose reductase has protein sequence MKYLIFGKNGQLGSEFSQYFEKNGYKYLSLSRNECDITNFQLVEKIIKDYKPDIVINCSAYNLVDKAEEEFKEALEINGFAIKNLGLICHEYKSFLIHYSTDYVFDGTKQDFYTEDDTPNPLSMYAKSKYIGEKFIKEILDNYLIFRVSWVYGKGKQNFLYKLNQWAAANNILKIAVDEFSVPTSTRTIVDITLKALKQGLIGLYHLTNSGYASRYEWSKEYLKLKGINKLIYPAYQSDFNLPAKRPKWSAMSNQKISKALGVEIPMWNEELKFMIEENDL, from the coding sequence ATGAAGTATTTAATATTTGGGAAAAACGGTCAATTAGGTTCAGAGTTTTCTCAGTACTTTGAAAAAAATGGCTATAAGTATCTGTCTTTATCAAGAAATGAGTGTGATATTACCAACTTTCAACTTGTAGAAAAAATAATAAAAGATTACAAACCAGACATAGTTATAAACTGTAGTGCTTATAACTTAGTAGACAAAGCAGAGGAAGAGTTTAAAGAAGCTCTTGAAATAAACGGTTTTGCAATAAAAAACTTAGGATTAATTTGTCATGAGTATAAATCATTTTTAATCCATTACTCAACCGATTACGTTTTTGATGGGACAAAACAGGACTTTTATACCGAAGATGATACTCCAAATCCATTAAGTATGTACGCAAAAAGCAAGTATATAGGAGAAAAATTTATAAAAGAAATTTTAGATAACTACCTTATTTTTAGAGTTAGCTGGGTTTACGGAAAAGGAAAACAAAACTTTCTATACAAACTCAACCAGTGGGCAGCTGCCAACAATATTTTAAAAATAGCGGTAGATGAGTTTTCAGTCCCTACCTCAACAAGAACAATCGTAGATATTACTTTAAAGGCTTTAAAACAAGGTTTAATAGGATTATATCATCTTACAAACTCTGGATATGCATCAAGGTACGAATGGTCTAAAGAGTATTTAAAATTAAAAGGAATAAATAAACTTATTTATCCAGCTTACCAATCAGACTTTAACCTTCCTGCAAAAAGACCAAAATGGTCAGCTATGAGTAATCAAAAAATAAGTAAGGCTTTGGGAGTTGAAATACCTATGTGGAACGAAGAATTAAAGTTTATGATAGAAGAAAATGACTTGTGA
- the rfbB gene encoding dTDP-glucose 4,6-dehydratase, which translates to MKLLITGGAGFIGSEFVRQGVKKGFDVVVVDKLTYAGDLERLKEVENKIKFYKADITNKELIEHIFKTEKPDVLVHWAAESHVDRSILDPSIFIETNVKGTQVLLDVAKESNIKQFINIATDEVYGELGEEGQFYEDTPLNPNSPYSVSKASADMLGRAYYRTYKLPVITVRPSNNYGWWQYPEKLIPVVILKALNEEPIPVYGTGQNIREWLFVSDCADAVFQIMEKGKEGEIYNVGSGEERRNIDVVKSILQILNKPESLIEFVKDRPGHDYRYSLNTEKIQKEIGWKAKIKFEEGIEKTVKWYLDNMEWVEKKLKHLKDYWEKVYR; encoded by the coding sequence TTGAAACTATTAATAACAGGTGGAGCTGGGTTTATAGGAAGTGAATTTGTAAGACAGGGAGTAAAAAAAGGATTTGACGTAGTAGTAGTTGATAAACTCACATATGCAGGAGATTTAGAAAGACTAAAAGAAGTAGAAAACAAAATAAAATTTTACAAGGCAGACATTACAAACAAAGAACTTATAGAGCATATTTTCAAAACAGAAAAGCCAGATGTATTAGTCCACTGGGCAGCAGAAAGCCACGTAGATAGAAGTATTTTAGACCCTTCAATTTTTATAGAAACAAATGTAAAAGGAACACAAGTTTTATTAGACGTAGCAAAAGAAAGTAATATAAAACAGTTTATAAACATAGCCACAGATGAAGTTTATGGAGAATTAGGAGAAGAAGGACAATTTTATGAAGATACACCATTAAATCCAAACTCTCCTTACTCTGTTAGTAAGGCGTCAGCAGATATGCTTGGAAGAGCCTACTATAGAACTTACAAACTGCCAGTTATTACAGTAAGACCATCTAACAATTACGGGTGGTGGCAGTATCCAGAAAAATTAATTCCAGTTGTTATTTTAAAAGCGTTAAATGAAGAACCTATTCCTGTTTACGGAACAGGACAAAACATTAGAGAATGGCTATTCGTGTCAGACTGTGCAGATGCAGTATTTCAAATAATGGAAAAAGGGAAAGAAGGTGAAATTTATAACGTAGGAAGCGGAGAAGAAAGAAGAAATATAGATGTAGTAAAATCTATTCTTCAAATTTTAAATAAACCCGAAAGCCTTATAGAATTTGTAAAAGATAGACCAGGACACGACTACAGATATAGTTTAAATACCGAAAAAATACAAAAAGAAATAGGATGGAAAGCAAAAATTAAATTTGAAGAAGGAATAGAAAAAACAGTTAAGTGGTATTTAGATAACATGGAATGGGTTGAAAAAAAATTAAAACATCTTAAAGATTACTGGGAAAAAGTTTACAGATGA
- the rfbC gene encoding dTDP-4-dehydrorhamnose 3,5-epimerase, producing the protein MPFEFIKTEVPEVILIKPKVFSDKRGFFMESYKKSEFEKAGIDTDFVQDNHSKSIKGVLRGLHYQKEPAAQGKLIRCIKGRIFDVAVDIRKGSPTYGKWVGYELSEENKLMLWIPKGFAHGFLTLSEEAEIIYKVSGAEYSPQHDAGIIWNDKTINIKWPIDSIENIILSEKDKNLPTLEEAEINFVYGG; encoded by the coding sequence ATGCCTTTTGAGTTTATAAAAACTGAAGTACCAGAAGTAATTTTAATAAAGCCAAAAGTATTTAGCGACAAACGTGGATTTTTTATGGAAAGCTATAAAAAGTCAGAATTTGAAAAAGCTGGAATAGACACAGATTTTGTTCAAGATAATCATTCAAAATCTATAAAAGGCGTTTTAAGAGGACTTCATTATCAGAAAGAACCTGCTGCACAAGGAAAATTAATAAGATGTATAAAAGGAAGAATTTTTGACGTTGCGGTAGATATAAGAAAAGGAAGTCCTACTTATGGAAAATGGGTAGGATACGAACTATCCGAAGAAAATAAACTTATGCTATGGATACCAAAAGGCTTTGCTCACGGTTTTTTAACGTTGTCTGAAGAAGCTGAAATTATATACAAAGTATCAGGAGCTGAATATTCACCACAGCATGATGCAGGCATAATATGGAATGATAAAACAATCAACATAAAATGGCCTATTGATAGTATTGAAAACATAATACTATCTGAAAAAGATAAAAATCTACCAACGCTTGAAGAAGCAGAGATAAATTTTGTATACGGAGGATAA
- the rfbA gene encoding glucose-1-phosphate thymidylyltransferase RfbA: protein MKAVILAGGSGTRLYPVTIAINKHFLPIYNKPMIYYPLSLVMLLKIKDVMFVVNPSDLEMFKNLFGDGSKLGMNIQYTIQHKPNGLAEGLILAKDFIGNDNILYMLGDNVFFGHDLVKIMNQAREDIEKNGGAYVFGYSVKDPERFGVVEFDENQNVISIEEKPKKPKSHYAVVGMYFYDSNAVEIAKNVKPSERGELEITSVNEEYLKQKKLKVKLLGRGFAWFDAGTHDSFLEAGEFVATIEKRTGLMIGCIEEIAYNNNWITKEQLLELAKPLEKTDYGKYLLEIAKEE, encoded by the coding sequence GTGAAGGCTGTTATACTTGCAGGAGGTAGTGGAACAAGACTTTATCCAGTAACTATTGCAATAAATAAACACTTTTTACCGATTTATAATAAACCTATGATATATTACCCCCTATCATTAGTTATGCTACTAAAAATTAAAGACGTTATGTTTGTGGTGAATCCATCGGATTTAGAAATGTTTAAAAATCTGTTTGGAGACGGTAGCAAGTTAGGTATGAACATCCAGTACACTATACAACACAAACCTAATGGTCTTGCAGAAGGACTTATACTCGCAAAAGATTTTATAGGCAACGATAACATTTTATACATGCTTGGAGACAATGTATTTTTTGGACACGATTTAGTAAAAATAATGAACCAGGCAAGAGAAGACATAGAAAAAAACGGTGGTGCATACGTATTTGGATATTCTGTAAAAGACCCAGAAAGATTTGGAGTAGTGGAATTTGATGAAAATCAAAATGTAATATCAATAGAAGAAAAACCAAAAAAACCAAAATCACATTATGCAGTAGTTGGAATGTATTTTTACGATAGTAATGCAGTTGAAATAGCAAAAAACGTAAAACCTTCAGAAAGAGGAGAGCTTGAAATAACTTCTGTAAACGAAGAGTATTTAAAACAAAAAAAGTTAAAAGTAAAGCTACTTGGAAGAGGTTTTGCATGGTTTGATGCAGGAACCCACGACAGTTTCCTTGAGGCTGGAGAGTTTGTAGCAACTATAGAAAAAAGAACTGGACTTATGATAGGATGTATAGAAGAAATAGCTTATAATAATAACTGGATAACAAAAGAGCAACTTTTAGAACTTGCTAAACCCTTAGAAAAAACAGATTATGGAAAATATTTATTAGAAATTGCAAAAGAGGAATAA